The genomic segment CATGGTAATATAAACAACCAATCAATTATTCAACACAATctatccactgaagatgaatttgaggGGACTGATGATCGAACTCGGGCAAAGTTTTAACACATAGCATCAAATGGTCTTAGTGTTATACAGTCCCTAAAATCAAACACGCATATTACGGATAACCAGTTCAATATATGATTGCGAAACATATATTAGGGTATGACTGTGACAATATACacttacaaaataaatattactaaatacacacaaaaattgaaaaaaccgGATGTAAATCATGTTTGGTCTTGTGTTTCCTTTATTACATTAGACATGGCACAGGCacgtaaaatatcagttttGTCATGGTGCTTGAATGGCAATTCGTAATGTAACACAGGTGCCCTAAATAACTAGAGTTGTTAAACGTTTGGATTGACTTACAGTGACTTTAATTGATTTCCCCTCAAATACGAATTTCATGCTATTTTTAGTGCAAATCCTTATCCTTTACTCATGGATATGTCGCAGCACGACGCGCTGGAGAGGGTTTTGGGCTCAGGTGCTTGGAGAATCCAGTGTACAATGTACGGTATTGTTTACTTAGAGTGATACTAAAGGCGCCTGTCAGTTTGGGCGCCCACTTTGCAATTTGAATCTTGGTGCTCGTATACCTATGACAAAGAAGTATGAACATCGCAAACTAGCTGTCCCAAAACAGATTTCAAACCTTCTCGACTCAATTTCTTTCTTACCTGAAAATTGTCCATGATATAACGAAGGTCTGAACTATATTTTGTACCTTGTACATCTTCATATGAATTGGTGTTTCCTGCATATTCTTGTTGCTCGGCCAGTGCACtatgttcatttttttattctgtaaTTTCAGGAGATGCTGAAATCCATCGATGGTACCTTATACAGAAATGGAGCTGGTTTGTTTGAAATTGGAAATGATAAATATAGCCACATATTTTATCATGGTCTTTCACTTTTACATATGTTTAATATAATAGACGGTCAGGTATATATTTATAGAGATATACTCTAGAATGACATGACCCACTCAGATTTCTGCAATGTTCTGTGAAAAATGGACTCCGAAGAAGTTACGCCAAACCTTATACTTGAGAGAAAAACCTCCAAGATTTAATGTATCCGTTCATTCAGTAAGGCTTTTCTAAAATCGATCATAAATCAATGCCAAAgtatatgtataatataatgAGTAACGCTAACCACGTTAAACTTGCATTTCATTAGAGTTGCTGTAACTAATACGTAGTGCACCGTTTCTTTCAACCGTGAACGGCAGTCGAAGGGCTTTCTTCAAACGCCAGAACCAAAAATGTATGACCAACATTGTTACATTCAATATTCAACTGGTCTTCATCAACATCTGCCTTGACCTTCTCAGCACCATCGCTTGTGCAACACCCATTGTAATCAAAGGTGAGTGTGTACCTCTTGATAGGGAATCGTGTGAGCAGGCGAACTTTGATTTGaatgaaatgcattttacaaTAATGACTATTTCTTGATATCATATTGTCTTTCACAGATGCTgatattgatttccattttacTTTGCAAATTGCATTCactgtttcttttttcaaattattagtTACAGATATATTCTATTTTTATAAATGGGATAACTTCTCTGGGATTAGCTTGGTAAGTAAACtgaacaaataaaattaataaagttaAGCCTTAGTACGTGGAAGATGAAGGTTGTAACCAAGTGTATATGGAATTACATTTCCACAGATATTAAAGGAGCATGTATTTTTGACACGATACACATTTGCATTTGAATAGGCAGATGTAATTGGGCATTTTTAtatgtttaaaattaaaaagacaGGGTTTCacgtgaataaccttattaacAAATGCTTTATgcataaatgtttgaaaaaaggGCTTTCTGAATCCTTAGTTCATTTCCTCCATGTGACCATGCATTAGAGTAAGAGAGATTTGAGAATATGAGATTTCTTGTCTGTTACTGATTAAAAACAGACACCCTAAGAATAATAGTATTACAACCATTGGTAACATTGGGCCCACTGTACTCCAGCAATGCCTGTTATGGTCCATTCCGATCTTTtccttaaaattcaaatgttacgAACGAACATTCCATGAACACTGCCTGTCATATCGACGTTGATTTCGGCACGTCCTAAGAATAGTATTATTACAACCATTGGTAGCATTGGGCCCACTGTCCTCCAGCAATGCCTGTTATGGCCCCTTCCGATCTTTTcctttaaattcaaatattacgAACGAACATTCCATGGACACTGCCTGTCATATCGACGTTGATTTCGGCACGTCCGATCTCTTTCAATCTCTGGCATCAAGAATTCCCAGCGAGTGTGGCTTTTTACTCGGATCACCACTCAGCAGGGCAGTCAGGACCACACCTGAAAAAATGATTGGACGCCTAGTTAaaatttgcagtattttttgaaCGGTGCTATGGTGTGCCATAAGTTCCAAGATCTCTAAACTCGCTCCAAGAATTTCTTGAGCTTATCTGTCGCGTTTGTTCTTAATATTTACTGAAATACATTTACGCAAGCCTCAGGTCTTTAGTTTTTTTAACCTCCGAAGGCTCGATCATTTTCCTCAACTTGTAACTGGCATCCTTTGGTCAAGCATTTCGAGAAAACCAAATAAGGTAAGCGACTAATAATTGGTCAGGGCACAAAACCTACATTTAGAGCGTCTGCATGTGATTGCACAATGATAATTTTACCAGAAAAGTGCTAAGAAACATATCTACCTCTATAATTTACAGATTTTGGTATTTTGTGTACGTCATGTGATAATTTCTCAGGCCAGAATATTGCACCACTGAAGTTTACCGGAGGAAGTTGTAAATTGAATGAATAGATATTGCCAAACAGGCTGTAACTTGCTTGAAGGAACAAGGTGAATTTTTATTAAGATGTTTATTATTTTCGCTCTTAATATATGTATAATTATTTGACTTTCTTTCAAAGGAATGTTGCCATGCACAGTGCTGTTTTTTCGAAATATCATGCTATGTTATCAATATGCAATACTATTGAATTATAGTAATTTCTAAGATTCGATCGACAAGATTGGCAAGTTGAATGCACCTGGGAGACAGATATtatgactctcaaactttcactatTCTTCTCAGATCTACCACTTGTCGTGGTTCAttaaaagctcttggtataaggAAAACTTCTGAATCACCGTCTTAGTTtctcgaaaatcgaaaatttcatttccccCCAGAGTCgacactgggatggcggccggtttaaatttcaaatatcggtaaatcttgtgtaatttgtttttgataccaaaatttgctaaaatacccccaatttttattcctgactttgaaagagaattgtggaaaacgcgattggaactaaattgggataattggatggtgaagtaacgtctctttgatctgcaaatgtaagttcatctgcttttctttataagttacacacttgcttttatgagtCAGCTaaatggcacctaacacttttgaaaaaatctaaaaatatgaaaatccaattatccaaattagttccaatcatgttggAAAGAATCTgtggaggaaagtttgagcaaattttaaatcgttcactttcgaggctcATACTACGAGAGTTcgacaaaaataaatttatgcagagaaataaaatatgaaaacgtACGTCAAACGTAGCTGTAATTATTGCAGGCTATGGGTCATAAAACAGGTAGGGAGGCGGCCATTGGTAGTTCACACATTCGGCCGATATATTTAACCTGTTCTGTCCGAATTCCTGTTAGCAGATCCGTAGCGCTTTGGGCGGAATACGAAATGCCACAGTTGGGATCAAACCCATCGCACGACTTTTTAATACCGGtacgtcaaaagttacagtaagGATCTCCGAACTGGTAAAAAAATTTAAGCTGTAAGAAAAAATTTAAACTGGTAAGAAAATCTAAATCTAACATGTGAAATATTTACCGTCATCTTCGCTACCAGCAGAGGGCGCTGCAACAAAGATCGGCTCAGATACAAAGTAACCTTCCATTCCCCAAGCTTTGTATGACTTGTTTTTGAAATCTGCCTTCACAATctaataaaatcaaatcaaagaaatatatttatgaagatGGTTTTGGCAAAATCACAGATTCGTAAATTCTCGTACTCTAAAACGCTTTTGAACAGAGAGTGTTGATAACCAAACCTGAAAACACTAACCTTGAGTTTCAAGCATTCTTATAACTTCAATTCAGGTTCTCCAAAGATAAATTAACGACTTGGGAGCGTTTTATTTCAAGAAGACTTTATTCTAAAAGATAAAACCCATGGAGAATTACTTGCACTTACTTCACTAACATCCCCATTTACACCATACGTGTACTGGTAAGGTTTGCCGTTATAACTGGCATAGTTGATTTGAGGTAACTCTAATcctgtggaaagaaaatggTCACTGTCACAAATAAGATTACGATACTGATGCACAAAGTGAAAGCTTGGCATTTTTGATTAAGTAACATTTGGTTAAAGGGATTCATTTTGATCCCTTAACTCTATACTCATTTTGAATAGTGAGGATTTGGCCTAGCGGTTTTGACCGTGGCGTttgcgctaggtgactgggtgccgtacgtttTGAGTTCGCATCCGCGCATGCAGTGTTGGTATCGAAGTGTGAGGTCGAAGGTTGAACCTGGGTTCCAGTCAGTATCACCGAGGTTCGGCCACTTCGATCCCGGGCCTTCCATCGATTGTCCAAGCAACGCTGCGCACATCTGTGGTATTTTCTATCGTaagttgatagctctgctggtggacagaattgtcccgaggaTGTCTTTCGCcgagtttaagcgatgtattcattgcattgataaagtttgtgtgatagttagtgtacgagcgtgagtgcttcacaaactctacaacgtgtggagcggtcacAGCCAGAAAATGTAACGACTTCGcgcggttattgaaccactcattttgagagtggggatttgggcgagcggttctgtctgttgtctctccactaggcgactgatgccgtatgctGTGAGTATGAACCCTactgaaaactagccgtattttctaccctgggttgatagctctgctggcaGACAGAATTAGCGAGTATGTGAGGGCGAGTctttcatgaactctacagcgtgtggaggggtcgcagcccggtggtggcagtctcgGAGacatctaggtccgtgaaatcgaaaaaggggtactttttcagatcaCCCTCCGAGAATAGGTCTGGTTCTTAGCAGAATTTAGCAGCATCAGACAAACTAAAACTTCAAGAATTCCTGGATAATGTCAGACCAAAGAAAAAGCGTACCCCactatggggtgagaacaccgccaaaattatcttgaaaactttatttaaacttatctcattattattattccattgtttggtgatttaatgataattatatcagtatttggccattattttgcaattatttgatcattatatggatattattttgacatgattatgaacttattttgacattttgaattgttttgacattattcagcattgatgtcttgatttagaacttatcttatcattattattccattatttggtgatttggtcatttttatgtcattatttggtctttcttatgcaattatttggtcatgattacgacattgtctcgatattatcttgatattgtcttgacattattatgttaattcggctcttttgccattattcggcattgatgtcttgatttagaacttatcttatcattattatgccattatttggtgatttggtcatttttatgtcattatttggtctttcttatgcgattatttggtcatgattacgacattgtcttgacattatcttgatattgtcttgacattattatgttaattcggtgcttttgccattattcggcattgatgtcttgatttagaacttatcttatcattattattccattatttggtgatttggtcatttttatgtcattatttggtctttcttatgcgattatttggtcatgattacgacattgtcttgacattctcttggctttcaattatctgacctcctttattatctgaactcattatttgacctgcatttgaaccctacccagaaatcattgcacattcaCAATGGCGCAGTTGATACGGTCTGTTCCCTCGCATAGGGATAGAAAagcgggctttgcgtaagttttaaagcgcagctcagcacatcACGTATCTAGAATggttgggcgtgctcgaaaactgagatcgaccacaattttggataaaaaatcgATTACTTTCGGCGGCGGAACTTGGCTGTGTTGGGTAGCCGATGGTGGCCTGTAGTATTAGCTATTACACctagcctagccctgcgtacgatgctgtgtgttcctctACAGcttaatcgccccgctcaccacgtTATGACTTTTCTGCCTCAAAGAAGTATTTTGACTCCTTGCGGTTTCATACCAACaaagcaataaaaagtcgttaggttagcgaccgtgcccctatgagtttacaataaaaaaacatGCTCGAGAATAGTTCCCGACCAACAAAAATATTATGTGGTATACCTACGATAAAACATCTTCGTTGAACGaatatttccttgatacttATTAGTACCGGCTTTTCAGTCTGTAGCTTACAGGTGCAACTCTAACTGGccgtaaaataagataaaagataaaagtattgctttctcattttttcataattcccaTCTGGACTCATCTGGATAAGAAAGCTTCAATAATGGCACGAGTATGTTGAGATGATTTTGATTCTAATAATACAATCAAATGCAGTGTGGTCTATATTCGGCAAATAAATACGACAATGTAAtcgctttgtcaaggtcaaacatctttaaggctgcgttcaaaaaaaatgatgatggggggc from the Ptychodera flava strain L36383 chromosome 2, AS_Pfla_20210202, whole genome shotgun sequence genome contains:
- the LOC139115094 gene encoding beta,beta-carotene 15,15'-dioxygenase-like isoform X2, whose amino-acid sequence is MKKEEYAPAQGIELMRYVLPLTVDEKAGIHNLVKLPNTECSARLEDDGSVFCIPEKISDAGLELPQINYASYNGKPYQYTYGVNGDVSEIVKADFKNKSYKAWGMEGYFVSEPIFVAAPSAGSEDDGVVLTALLSGDPSKKPHSLGILDARD